One Agrococcus jenensis genomic region harbors:
- a CDS encoding leucyl aminopeptidase codes for MPIPALSIIASADDATAELVVHGVLAGDAPEVPGFDAELLTALGVTGKREQIVRAVVDGRRVAFAGLGDDVSPIRLREVAGAAVRALRDVPSIALSLPVTTSDDVLAVLEGAALGAYRFSGLKRAEAPKVCEIAVVAGAADVAASVVTDATIAAQAVWTTRDLANTPPNLLSPVEFADRVAAEAPDAGLTVVVRDEERLRREGFGGILGVGQGSSRPPRLVTVEHAPESATRHVVLVGKGITFDSGGLSLKPAASMQHMKYDMTGAATVYAVTVAAAALHLPIRVTAHLCLAENLVSSTSMRPDDVITMRGGTTVEVTNTDAEGRLVMADGLVLASEAQPDAIIDVATLTGAQQVALGDRVSGIMGNDGAFVDAVVTASRAAGELVWPMPIPEEMLGMLDSEVADLANAKVGNRAGGMLVAAAFLAEFVGERDGAPIPWAHLDIAGPSTNNGSPFGHTPSGATGVTVRGLIRTLATMAREAE; via the coding sequence ATGCCGATCCCCGCACTGTCCATCATCGCCAGCGCCGACGACGCGACCGCCGAGCTCGTCGTGCACGGCGTGCTCGCCGGCGACGCCCCGGAGGTCCCCGGCTTCGACGCCGAGCTGCTCACCGCGCTGGGCGTGACGGGCAAGCGGGAGCAGATCGTCCGCGCGGTGGTCGACGGCCGCCGGGTCGCGTTCGCCGGCCTCGGCGACGACGTGTCGCCCATCCGGCTCCGCGAGGTCGCGGGTGCCGCGGTGCGCGCGCTGCGCGACGTGCCGTCGATCGCGCTCTCCCTGCCGGTGACCACGAGCGACGACGTGCTCGCGGTGCTCGAGGGGGCGGCGCTCGGCGCCTACCGCTTCTCGGGCCTCAAGCGCGCCGAGGCGCCCAAGGTGTGCGAGATCGCCGTGGTCGCTGGCGCCGCCGACGTGGCCGCCTCGGTCGTCACCGACGCGACGATCGCCGCGCAGGCCGTCTGGACCACGCGCGACCTCGCGAACACCCCGCCCAACCTGCTGAGCCCGGTGGAGTTCGCCGACCGCGTCGCCGCCGAGGCGCCCGACGCCGGGCTCACCGTCGTCGTGCGCGACGAGGAGCGCCTCCGCCGCGAGGGCTTCGGCGGCATCCTCGGCGTCGGCCAGGGCTCGAGCCGCCCGCCCCGGCTCGTCACGGTCGAGCACGCCCCCGAGAGCGCCACCCGCCACGTCGTGCTCGTCGGCAAGGGCATCACGTTCGACTCGGGCGGCCTCTCGCTGAAGCCCGCCGCCTCCATGCAGCACATGAAGTACGACATGACGGGTGCTGCGACGGTCTACGCGGTGACCGTCGCCGCAGCCGCGCTCCACCTGCCGATCCGCGTGACCGCGCACCTGTGCCTCGCCGAGAACCTCGTCTCGTCGACGTCGATGCGCCCCGACGACGTCATCACGATGCGCGGCGGCACGACGGTCGAGGTGACGAACACCGACGCGGAGGGCCGGCTCGTCATGGCGGACGGCCTCGTGCTCGCGAGCGAGGCGCAGCCCGACGCGATCATCGACGTCGCGACCCTCACGGGCGCGCAGCAGGTCGCCCTCGGCGACCGCGTCAGCGGCATCATGGGCAACGACGGCGCCTTCGTGGACGCGGTCGTCACCGCGTCGCGCGCCGCCGGCGAGCTCGTCTGGCCGATGCCGATCCCGGAGGAGATGCTCGGGATGCTCGACTCGGAGGTCGCCGACCTGGCGAACGCCAAGGTCGGCAACCGCGCGGGCGGCATGCTCGTCGCCGCCGCCTTCCTGGCGGAGTTCGTCGGCGAGCGCGACGGCGCGCCCATCCCGTGGGCGCACCTCGACATCGCTGGCCCCTCCACGAACAACGGCTCGCCCTTCGGCCACACCCCGTCGGGCGCGACGGGCGTGACCGTGCGCGGCCTCATCCGCACGCTCGCGACGATGGCCCGCGAAGCCGAGTAG